One Thermococcus eurythermalis DNA segment encodes these proteins:
- a CDS encoding helix-turn-helix domain-containing protein, which yields MEDVLRALSKSLKAFELGESEIKIYSLLQRESLTPRQIAKTLGLSERIVREKLKHLLELGLVERTLVNRGWLGYVYYAKAPGEALRALFSRLESTLKAIEKEGELKLKG from the coding sequence ATGGAGGATGTGCTCCGTGCCCTCTCGAAAAGCCTGAAGGCCTTTGAACTCGGTGAGTCTGAGATAAAAATCTACTCCCTCCTTCAGCGGGAGTCACTGACGCCGAGGCAGATTGCGAAAACCCTCGGCTTGTCCGAGAGAATCGTCAGGGAAAAGCTGAAGCACCTCCTTGAGCTGGGCCTCGTCGAGAGAACCCTCGTGAACAGGGGTTGGCTGGGTTACGTTTACTACGCCAAGGCCCCCGGGGAGGCCCTCCGGGCGCTCTTCAGCAGGCTGGAGTCCACGCTGAAGGCCATAGAAAAGGAGGGCGAGCTGAAGCTGAAGGGTTAA